One window of Papaver somniferum cultivar HN1 chromosome 9, ASM357369v1, whole genome shotgun sequence genomic DNA carries:
- the LOC113311102 gene encoding tubulin beta-3 chain-like, translating to MLNLVLYMDSLRSGPYGKILDLGITGTAEGHYTEGAILFWMLFVKRLRVVIAYKGLKFHFLRGGTGSGMKTLLISKISEEYPDRMMLHITMFMRISGNLEIRN from the exons ATGTTGAACCTGGTATTATATATGGATTCACTTAGATCTGGTCCTTATGGTAAAATCTTAGACCTGGGAATAACTGGGACGGCTGAAGGTCATTATACTGAAGGTGCTATTCTGTTCTGGATGTTGTTTGTCAAGAGGCTCAGAGTTGTGATTGCTTACAAG GGCCTCAAATTTCATTTTTTGAGAGGAGGAACAGGATCAGGAATGAAAACTTTACTTATATCAAAGATTAGTGAAGAATATCCAGATAGAATGATGCTTCACATTACTATGTTTATGAGAATTTCTGGGAACCTGGAAATTAGAAATTGA
- the LOC113313102 gene encoding tubulin beta-1 chain-like yields MLSSIPDQLNSDLHKLTVNLVPFPRLYYVMVAFAPLTSLGSQQCRTPTVPELTQQICDAKNIRCAADPRHGRRLTASAMFRGKMSNKEVGKQINNVQNKILLYIVEWIPNNVKSTVCDIPPTGFKMASTFTGNSTSIQEMFYRVNEQFTRNVDIIHIYWNSGK; encoded by the coding sequence ATGCTGTCTTCGATACCTGATCAACTTAACTCTGATCTTCACAAGCTAACTGTCAACCTGGTTCCCTTCCCTCGTCTCTACTACGTTATGGTTGCTTTTGCACCTCTTACCTCTCTGGGGTCGCAGCAGTGCAGAACCCCAACAGTACCTGAACTTACTCAGCAAATCTGTGATGCCAAGAACATAAGGTGTGCTGCTGATCCTCGCCATGGTCGGCGTCTAACTGCTTCAGCTATGTTCCGCGGAAAGATGAGCAATAAGGAAGTTGGTAAGCAGATTAACAATGTTCAGAACAAAATTTTGCTGTACATTGTTGAATGGATTCCCAACAATGTGAAGTCTACTGTCTGTGATATTCCACCAACAGGGTTTAAAATGGCATCTACATTTACTGGAAATTCCACATCTATCCAAGAGATGTTCTATAGAGTTAATGAGCAATTCACAAGGAATGTAGATATCATCCACATTTATTGGAATTCTGGAAAGTAA